From Anopheles arabiensis isolate DONGOLA chromosome 3, AaraD3, whole genome shotgun sequence, a single genomic window includes:
- the LOC120900921 gene encoding mucin-2-like: MRTKLVVVVLASVALVSVSGELRCVQQTFEGLGGVFPSPSSSSEYSRCNAGVVQTVPCPDEHYFDTAVQRCLLGQMEEQSHVEVAFQFEELCNNPDVVQIFPNPTNCTQYILCYGTVPIVQSCSGGLLFNPQLNTCDLPGNVVCGYSCPSVDDPYNPVWLPDAQLQDCSRHYLCFKGEPLQFQCYSNLYFDIETRTCTYPQYSTCRVPNVYCNTTLTVNVENPRSCTSYYTCVEGFPHYRTCGYEEYFSVPLGMCIPGTCGPDTTTTVGPSTVTVTELTSTTGPPGTTPSLTSTTDWNTQTTDFTSTTVSISTITVPESTTSGLETTTSTISDTSTMSPTTPEISTFTPSTPELTTNFETPTPTIPNTSSTPSITPETSTFAPSTPELTTDLPTMTPSTPDTPTISPTTPEFSTFTPSTPELTTDFETTTPTTPDTPSTTFDTTTLAPSTAEPTTEPSTISTDSTTTTVELPTTTTTIEQTTTTTPDPTTTTTEQPTTTTPEPTTTTEMVTIDPSDVCPELGVIILPYPTNCYMYILCLNGVGGTASCKANEIFNPITAVCVPGNQQTCTPS; the protein is encoded by the exons ATGAGGACTAAGCTTGTGGTAGTTGTGCTCGCCTCGGTAGCGCTAGTGTCTGTTTCTGGGGAGTTGCGATGTGTTCAACAGACGTTCGAGGGTCTCGGTGGAGTGTTTCCCAGTCCCAGTTCGTCCTCGGAATATTCGCGTTGCAATGCTGGTGTAGTGCAAACGGTTCCCTGTCCAGATGAACACTACTTTGACACAGCAGTGCAACGCTGTCTACTTGGACAGATGGAAGAACAGTCACACGTAGAAGTAGCGTTCCAGTTCGAAGAGCTTTGCAACAATCCCGACGTTGTGCAGATCTTtcccaacccaaccaactgCACCCAGTACATCCTGTGTTACGGAACGGTGCCGATCGTACAAAGCTGTAGCGGTGGGCTTCTGTTCAACCCACAGCTAAACACCTGTGACTTGCCCGGAAACGTTGTGTGTGGTTACAGCTGCCCCTCTGTAGATGATCCCTACAACCCGGTGTGGCTGCCGGATGCACAGCTGCAAGATTGCTCGAG GCACTATCTCTGTTTCAAAGGTGAACCACTGCAGTTCCAGTGTTACAGCAATCTTTACTTTGACATTGAGACGCGTACCTGCACCTATCCCCAGTACTCAACGTGCCGAGTGCCGAACGTGTACTGCAACACGACACTTACAGTGAATGTGGAAAATCCAAGAAGCTGCACCTCGTACTACACCTGCGTTGAGGGATTCCCGCACTATAGGACGTGTGGATATGAAGAGTACTTTTCGGTGCCGCTTGGTATGTGTATTCCTGGGACATGTGGACCAGATACTACAACAACCGTTGGACCTTCCACCGTAACTGTTACCGAGCTGACGTCAACGACTGGCCCGCCCGGAACGACACCATCACTAACATCAACGACGGACTGGAATACGCAAACAACGGATTTTACCTCCACAACCGTATCAATCTCTACCATAACCGTACCAGAGTCCACTACGTCAGGCTTGGAGACCACAACGTCTACTATTTCCGATACCTCCACAATGTCTCCTACAACACCAGAGATCTCAACATTTACTCCTAGTACACCGGAGCTTACAACAAACTTTGAAACACCAACGCCTACTATTCCTAACACATCTTCCACGCCTTCAATAACACCAGAGACATCTACATTTGCTCCTAGCACACCGGAGCTTACGACAGACCTTCCGACAATGACGCCTAGTACTCCCGACACCCCCACAATATCTCCAACAACACCAGAGTTCTCAACATTTACTCCTAGCACACCGGAGCTTACAACAGACTTTGAGACCACAACGCCTACTACTCCTGACACACCTTCAACGACATTCGATACGACAACGCTTGCTCCCAGCACAGCCGAACCTACTACTGAACCATCAACAATCTCCACTGACTCTACGACAACTACTGTAGAGTTACCAACGACTACTACTACAATCGAACAAACTACAACTACCACACCAGAccctaccacaactaccaccgAACAACCGACCACTACTACACCGGAACCTACCACTACAACAGAGATGGTAACGATCGATCCGAGTGACGTCTGTCCTGAACTTGGTGTCATCATTCTACCCTATCCCACCAACTGCTACATGTACATCTTATGTCTCAACGGTGTAGGTGGCACAGCGTCCTGCAAGGCAAATGAGATTTTTAATCCAATCACGGCCGTGTGTGTACCAGGCAATCAGCAAACTTGCACGCCGTCGTAA
- the LOC120900926 gene encoding uncharacterized protein LOC120900926, whose amino-acid sequence MLQGCRMGRGDSGKAIPNLLYYRWDQASLHGINSSCEGCLKPNLHTHALDRLATRIPDGVSTPNATPVQGGHPFHFVDDRYRHLSARQMMPLQMNVEGATNKIQIYREHGGSRQEHDGRVTRLHLWTH is encoded by the exons ATGTTGCAAGGATGCCGAATGGGCCGTGGCGATTCCGGCAAAGCCATCCCGAATCTCCTGTATTACCGGTGGGACCAAGCTAGCCTTCAtggcatcaacagcagctgtGAGGGCTGCCTGAAACCCAACCTGCATACCCATGCCCTTGATCGCCTTGCTACGCGGATTCCCGATGGCGTTAGTACACCCAATGCAACTCCAGTGCAGGGAGGCCATCCGTTTCACTTCGTCGATGACCGATACAGGCACCTTAGTGCACGCCAGATG ATGCCACTGCAGATGAACGTCGAAGGAGCCACAAATAAAATCCAAATATATCGCGAACACGGTGGTTCTCGTCAGGAACACGATGGTAGGGTCACGAGACTACACTTATGGACACACTAA
- the LOC120900925 gene encoding caspase-1-like isoform X1: MGISASSSQANKEEETSENEDNMFRSNESLDSNWYQSNLRIASDNAEHSNTVTYKKMLNMKLSEPTLPKGMTWNYVMRMHEMEQAKRRENVYDLSKDAYVLLFHNDEFDNSACNRPGSARDMEKIQQVLQHYRCDKLDINENKPEEYVQQKMTEISQKDFTSYSCLIVFIMSHGSVNDTILASDGKWFYFQEDIVDRCTSNRTLDGKPKLFVLQACRGNDRIVADARPPRSDKVDVIIFQSTYQGYVSLRDIEEGSFFMQSFLRLLHEKNQQSIININTLLNREFKEKKIAQVPTMTVTLRRDLIFGELLR; this comes from the exons ATGGGTATTTCTGCAAGTTCAAGTCAAGCAAATAAAGAAGAGGAAACTAGTGAAAATGAGGATAATATGTTCCGTTCTAACGAATCATTGGACTCAAACTGGTATCAAAGTAATCTCCGTATTGCATCAGATAATGCCGAACATAGTAACACAGTcacatataaaaaaatgcttaacATGAAGCTCTCAGAGCCGACACTACCGAAGGGTATGACGTGGAATTATGTCATGAGAATGCATGAAATGGAACAAGCAAAACGAAGAGAAAATGTTTACGACTTGTCCAAAGATGCATATGTACTACTGTTCCATAACGATGAATTCGATAACAGTGCTTGTAACCGGCCCGGTAGTGCAAGGGACATGGAAAAAATACAGCAAGTTTTGCAACATTACCGTTGCGATAAGCTTGATATCAATGAAAACAAGCCTGAAGAATATGTACAGCAAAAGATGACCGAAA tTTCACAAAAAGACTTTACCTCATACAGCTGCCTGATCGTGTTCATCATGAGCCACGGAAGTGTAAACGATACAATACTGGCTTCCGATGGGAAGTGGTTTTACTTCCAGGAAGATATCGTAGACAGATGCACGTCAAACCGCACATTGGATGGTAAACCGAAACTATTTGTTCTACAGGCTTGCCGCGGAAACGATCGAATCGTGGCTGATGCAAGACCCCCCAGGAGCGATAAAGTGGatgtaattattttccaaagCACATATCAAG GTTACGTATCATTACGTGATATTGAGGAGGGCAGCTTTTTCATGCAATCTTTCTTAAGATTGTTGCATGAAAAAAACCAGCAAAGCATCATCAACATTAACACCCTGCTTAACCGAGaattcaaagaaaaaaa AATAGCCCAGGTACCCACAATGACAGTAACCTTGCGGAGAGACTTGATATTTGGTGAACTGCTACGATAA
- the LOC120900925 gene encoding caspase-3-like isoform X2 — MGISASSSQANKEEETSENEDNMFRSNESLDSNWYQSNLRIASDNAEHSNTVTYKKMLNMKLSEPTLPKGMTWNYVMRMHEMEQAKRRENVYDLSKDAYVLLFHNDEFDNSACNRPGSARDMEKIQQVLQHYRCDKLDINENKPEEYVQQKMTEISQKDFTSYSCLIVFIMSHGSVNDTILASDGKWFYFQEDIVDRCTSNRTLDGKPKLFVLQACRGNDRIVADARPPRSDKVDVIIFQSTYQAQDDGMFTFRCSFLIFVY, encoded by the exons ATGGGTATTTCTGCAAGTTCAAGTCAAGCAAATAAAGAAGAGGAAACTAGTGAAAATGAGGATAATATGTTCCGTTCTAACGAATCATTGGACTCAAACTGGTATCAAAGTAATCTCCGTATTGCATCAGATAATGCCGAACATAGTAACACAGTcacatataaaaaaatgcttaacATGAAGCTCTCAGAGCCGACACTACCGAAGGGTATGACGTGGAATTATGTCATGAGAATGCATGAAATGGAACAAGCAAAACGAAGAGAAAATGTTTACGACTTGTCCAAAGATGCATATGTACTACTGTTCCATAACGATGAATTCGATAACAGTGCTTGTAACCGGCCCGGTAGTGCAAGGGACATGGAAAAAATACAGCAAGTTTTGCAACATTACCGTTGCGATAAGCTTGATATCAATGAAAACAAGCCTGAAGAATATGTACAGCAAAAGATGACCGAAA tTTCACAAAAAGACTTTACCTCATACAGCTGCCTGATCGTGTTCATCATGAGCCACGGAAGTGTAAACGATACAATACTGGCTTCCGATGGGAAGTGGTTTTACTTCCAGGAAGATATCGTAGACAGATGCACGTCAAACCGCACATTGGATGGTAAACCGAAACTATTTGTTCTACAGGCTTGCCGCGGAAACGATCGAATCGTGGCTGATGCAAGACCCCCCAGGAGCGATAAAGTGGatgtaattattttccaaagCACATATCAAG CCCAAGATGACGGGATGTTTACATTCCGTTGTTCattcttgatttttgtttattga
- the LOC120900924 gene encoding caspase-1-like, with protein sequence MGCAGSKHQEPKKEKKKSTTEIVTDARATSTSALLVTKETKVTHQVHRTITSSSNNARTSQTIATAANTTTTTNLPTRTYTQVYEWPTLTRSVDASRPFSYLQPAANFQANSTSSASRNTTQPVKSRTYDLSKNAYVLVFHHDQFENPTNNREGSANDLKQIKEFCQHYRCDRLDINENKTKAEVKRKMGEISRKDFTKNSCLIVFIMSHGSANDTIMAKDGQFYSFQDDVVEYCTSNRTLNDKPKLFVLQACRGDATMVADATPSMSYKGDIIIFQSSYQGAVSFRNTQSGSFFMQAFLRLAHEHNGESIVKINPLLNQEFTNRKIQQTPTLMTTLRKDFILRHLLK encoded by the exons ATGGGATGCGCCGGATCAAAACACCAGGAGccaaagaaggagaaaaagaaatcCACTACCGAAATAGTTACGGACGCGCGAGCTACAAGCACATCAGCGTTGCTAGTGACTAAGGAAACCAAAGTCACACATCAAGTGCACAGAACAATAACCAGCAGTTCGAACAATGCAAGAACCTCACAAACTATCGCTACTGCTGCTaacaccaccacaacaaccaaTTTACCgacgcgcacatacacacaagtgTATGAGTGGCCTACGCTTACTAGGTCTGTCGATGCGTCTCGGCCGTTCAGCTACCTTCAGCCAGC tGCAAATTTCCAAGCAAATTCTACATCGTCAGCTTCTAGGAATAC TACTCAACCTGTAAAATCCCGTACGTatgatctgtcaaaaaatgCTTATGTGTTGGTGTTCCATCATGACCAGTTCGAAAACCCAACAAATAACAGAGAGGGCAGTGCAAATGacctgaaacaaataaaagagTTTTGCCAGCACTATCGATGCGATAGGCTAGACATcaacgaaaataaaaccaaagcTGAGGTTAAGCGTAAAATGGGAGAAA TTTCCAGGAAAGATTTCACCAAAAACAGCTGCCTGATCGTGTTCATCATGAGCCACGGAAGTGCAAACGATACAATTATGGCAAAGGATGGACAGTTCTACTCGTTTCAAGATGATGTAGTGGAGTACTGCACCAGTAACCGCACTTTAAACGATAAACCCAAACTATTTGTTCTGCAAGCTTGTCGAGGGGATGCGACCATGGTGGCCGATGCGACACCCTCGATGAGCTACAAAGGCGATATAATTATCTTTCAAAGCTCATACCAAG GAGCTGTATCGTTTCGGAACACGCAAAGCGGTAGCTTTTTTATGCAAGCTTTCCTACGATTGGCGCACGAGCACAACGGTGAGAGTATTGTCAAGATTAATCCCCTGCTCAATCAGGAGTTTACTAATAGGAA aaTCCAGCAaacaccaacactcatgacgaCCTTGCGGAAGGATTTTATATTACGTCATTTGCTTAAGTGA